The nucleotide sequence GGAGTGATGTAGTGTAGTGCAGTGTAATGTATTGAGAAGGTGTGCACCTTGCAGGACGTTTCCTCCTTGTACGTATGTACACTGCTGTGTGCTCCAGGTTCCCAGCTGGGTGGCTTTGGGTCTGGACGGGATGAAAGCTGCCACCATGAAGCAGTAACTTTGTCCTGAGTCCAGCTTCGACACATTTGCCACACTGGAATCACTTATGATGTCTCTCTGTCAGGTAGAAATAAGACACATTACAGTCACTTACATTACATCTGTCTAACAGACAATTTTTGAGTTTGCTAATTTCTACATCATATCTAAAAATGACATCTGCAGTTATAATGTAGTGTTACACTTACTATTTTCATTGTATCTTTTAATTAACCAAAGCAGGAATcagtgctaacagcaacatgaagTTTGTAGTTATTTGGTTCCTTTAAAGCAATATTTGATGGTAGGGAAATTGTCTtctgtgttcaataaatgtatTGCTGCAGTCGGCAGCAGATTAGCTTAGCCTAAGAACCAAAGGGGGATACACTGCTAATCTatccaaaggtaacaaaatccaATAATCAGCTTCTAGTGTGTTGAATTCTTTGGTCGTCTTTCCAGTTTAGAGTTTTTTGGTTTTCCTATGTACCTGTTAAGCATTAAGAACTTTTTCAAAGTTTTGGCATAATTTATTGTCCTTGGCACCCAcgaaaacaaacactgaatgtCACTTATGGTAGAGTGACCTCAACCATGAGATCCTTCCAAGAAATTAACACCTTCTGCCCTGGAGGAGCTGTACCAGACCCAGCCTTACACACACAATCCACCACCATGTTCTGAACGTTGTAGAGCATGGTACATTCAGTTAGAATGAATCATTAATGTTCTTAGCTTCCAGTGCATCAAATTTGGTGGAGTTACACTTGATAATGTTTAGAATAGCTTCAATAACATCAGTGTCACTGACTCATTGTTATTAGGCTGCTATTTATTCTAATTTATAGCCGTCCTTATGTTGAAGTAAAAATTGGAGTTGTTGGTAGAGCTGTGCTTGTATTTCAAAATTCATCCAAGTGTCTCTAATCCATTGAACACAAGGCTGTCATTGTGGCTACACACTTATGGAGCTCTTATGGAAATAATTTTTCTGGTGTGAATTTTAGAAAGTAGCCTTGGGCTGAAAGGTTGGACACCTGTAGGTGTTGTGAAGAACTGAGTTCTTAAAGACTTTATTCtaaaaaatgaaagtggaaaCTAAATTTGCGAAGCAGTGAGTAAAACTCTAAATAAATGCTACCTTGATCTGATGTTGCtcagttaaatgtttaatgaagcAGTGGAGGTCAAACTGATGTGCAACAAATTATCAAATGCAGTTCAGACTTTTCTTCTATAAACCAAACTATATAAGATTTACTACACAGGACAAGCTAAAAACATAAGAAGACAAGAcagagtgacaaaaatgaggtcTATACCTGagagaaaaagcaagaaaaaactctTCATAGTCTTCAGAGCATTGAGCAGATACAAACCAGCACCCAAATCAAATGgcaaagctgtttttgtttccctTAGGAAAAGGAAGAAGCAATGTTGGTGGAGCTGacaatgtccaaaatgatgacCATGGACATCCACAATAGAACTATCTGATAGTGTCTTACAAGGGACTGTACAAGAGACACATTTTTGTATTGCTAGAAATCtattgtgtttagtttttaaccGTTAGACACCTAAAGTGCATAAGTCTTTGACATGCGTTTGGTGGTTCATGTGTATTTGTGCCAAAATGGACCAAATTTGTCCCCTATGCAACATTCCCTGCTCCCCTCCATTGGTGTGGGAAGTGCACTGATACTAACTCACTAAACTCATTCAACCATTAATACAGTCGAAACGTCAGTCGAAACGTGTGCTTCCACACATGTCGTTTGGAGTCCTAAATAACTGGTCATTCTAAATCAGACCTGGGCATcgtacggcccgcgggccacatccggcccgccggatgaccctgactggcccatatgaggtcattggaaaatattaaaagtcaatgcaaatatatatcatcacaatgcaTGCAAGcgatacgcctgcactgcttttattttgaaagatctgctaaggtACCGTTTTTTtcgtacaaacatttgactgatgcagagcggggaggatgtctgaaaGTTCgctgctaaactgctaaagcagcaaggattttttattttttatttttttttaaccaaagctcacacatgtcagtaagccattctctgatggagagtttataaaagaatgtctggtgaaCTCTGCAGCgcttatatgcccggagaagaaaggagcgttcgttaatgtgaccctttccaggcgaaccgtaacgaggcgggtggagagcatcgccgaaaatctggagcttcagctgcacaacaaagtggacaattttgacgttttctccttggctctggacgagagctgtgatgtccgtgacacagcccagttactcatctttggacgtggactaacaaaaaccttagagatgacggaggagctgtcagctgtgcagccaatgaagggaaccacgacggttcactgaggtaaatacacgcatgaacaagctgggactaaaatgggagagtttggttggtgttacaactgatggctgtccaaatctgacagggaaaaatgttggacttttgaaacggatgcaagataaagtgactgaaataaacccagaacagaaactgatatttttgcattgtattatacatcaggaggtgttgtgcaagtcagtgctaaaaatcaaccacgtgactgatgatgtaactaaagtagttaacttcatcatggcaagagcattgaattacagacagtttgttgtctttttggaggagatgatagtgaacatggtgaccttggttaccagacagctgtcagatggatcagcctggacaaggtgcttaaacgagtttgtgatctgagagcagagattcaagagttttgtgagaagaaaggcagggacatcaccaagctctcagatgcagactggaTATCAGACCTTgctttttgctgttgatgtgactgcactaatgaatgaactaaataccaagctgcaaggcaagggcctctttgcacatgaaatgtacagcctggtgactgcttttatgagaaagctgaagtttctctcaagccagttggagggcaacattctcatccacatgcccacactgaaggaagtcacaccatcaaaaatatctacaactcaataggcagcaatcatagtttaaatgaaaaaacaaagtctttcattaaatagttgtgttctgtgttccacattttcattgtatcattgtaatgtttcatttactgtttttattgagatatatattgagcagagctgtaagtgtattggtccggcccttaacaactgtcaaagtttctcatgtggccccatatgaaaattaattgcccacccctgttCTAAATGGATAACCAAGACAGTCCATATATGTTTTCTAGTTTCTAAAATTGTTTGTGATTATGAAATGTTTGGTTAAGGTTGGGGAAGCACGTTGTGGGGGTCGTTAGCACTATCACCTCACAGCTAGTAGGTCACTGGTTGGTGTCCCGGCCTCCTTGTTCTTGTATGAGTTCTCACCGGGTTCTCTGGCTTtgtcccacagtccaaagacatgctaaGGTTAACTGACAATTCTAAATAGATAGCtgtgatagactccagccccctcgtgaccctacagaggataaagtggtgtatagataatggatggatggattaaaattgcagtttaaaaaatttttaatgacttaataacacacattttaaacatgaagtgctttaaaatgtatttctccTTCACCTATTAAGAGTGTAGTCTCCCATTGGGAACAAACTGCAAACGTTATGATTAGTGGAAAACCTACTGTTCCACCTGAAACCATGGCCCAGACATGACAATAATGCCAGACATTAAATGTCTTACGTTTCATGTCATCAAAATATTTCTCTTCTGCCTCAAGTTGGGGATCCTGATCTGAAGTGTTttggacaaaaagaaaacactaacGTCTGACAGTCAAAATGAGGATTTCTcccctgttgtgtttgtgtttttatgggtgAGTCAAATTGGAGACGGTGTTCACATCTCATTACTGTACCTTTCCTGTACTTCCGGACTTGTAGTAGCTAATCTTGTACTTGAGATCCTTTTGGAGAATGTCTCTGATGCTGAGCTGCTTTCCATAAGCATCATGAAGAGTGGTCACAGGATCCTTGATGCTGACAATTACTTTGCTGTCATTGGTGGCCTCCACACTGAATTCCACAGCACTGATGTTACCTAAGGAGAGGGCCAACCAAAAGTGATGGTGAGACTACTTGTCAGGTTTATTCAGAGAGACTGTTAATGTATTAGTTATACTGTCACTGTTAGACAGACCGAGGTGCTGAATGAGTATATCAGAAACCACTTTTGaatatttcttcttctgtttgttgaagaacagaagaagaaggttcTCTGAtgccaaaatttttttttagtttcaagCATACTGTGCCTCCAAAGTCAAATTGGGGATaaactttatgtttttttactccaccaaggtgGCGGGGCCTCGGTGGGGTTAcatgacgatcggcgttggtttgtttgtctgtctgttagcaacgttactcaaaaacagacaaatggatttggatgaaattttgctgctgatgatcacatgattgcgatcctgcgACAAATCGACAGCtgcatccatcagaaatcatacagcaactgagcagctttggcggagtactatactctctgaatgcttttgttattgtttatgCTTCCCTAAGTGTACATCAGTTTAAGATGCAAcaataaattcatttatttaatgttcaaaattaacaagatttaaaatagttaaataattgTGAAAACCTTGTGCCTACAGGCACGACTGTTATACTGCAGTTATATTATGCATTGCAAGTATACTGGAGATCTAGCTGCTGGCTAAAGAAGCTCACTagaggattattattattagtaaaaataaccaaaaaaattgAAGTAAAAGAGAATTAGCTGAAAGACTATTTATCAATAGACTAGCTTCATTttcagaataagaaaaatattgtttcactgagcttgtttttttttttcctttcaggaATTTCAGGAATTTAAAACGGTATGTGGCAAGTGTAACGTTTGctattatgtgtgtgtggatgtgtatcCGTCTTTGTGAGGGCCATTATTTAAACATGAGGACATTTTGACAGGGATTTGAAGGTTCAGACTTGGTTTTAAGGTTCAGGATAGAATCAGGTTCAGTGACGGTTAGAGGTTAGGGACAGTCATACAGTTGTGATGATTAAGAGGCCTAGGGAGAAAGCGGCTGGTCAATGTTATGTCAGTGAAGGTCCCCGCAAATATCGAAGTATAATTTGCACATGTGATACTTACTCTCTCTATAGGGGTTGAACTGTGGAGAATAAGTGTGAGGTAAGTCCTCTACATTAGAGTTGTAGTCGAACTCTGCAGGTTCTGTTTGAATGTCAGCAGAGTACATCCTGTCAAACAAGAGTGCATATTGCTATTTACtcaaataaaacatgcattGTATGTTCTGCCTGTTGAAGATGTCCTGGCAAATGAGATAGACCTGTTCCTACCTGTCCAAGGGCATGAGGTGGGCACTTAGATCGCAGTTCGTCTCTGATATTCGGTTACAGTCAGGACTTTCTGACCAGTCGCCATCATCCCTGGTAgtcacaaaatgcaatttttaaaacaacaagcAATACTGTCGACATTTTGACATgatcaaacatttttattcaagcTATATATAGAGTTTAGTAAGTATTTAGCAAGctacaaatgaaatattcagtAGGACAGGTACAGATGAGAGAAAGTAAGTACACCCCTGTCCTCAGAAACTCATACTGCCTTCTTTAGCGGAAAAAACTTGCCGTTAGGCATTTTGCATCACTGTCCACCAGTCTCTGACACTGGATTTTTGGGGAATTTGGGACCACTCTTCAATGAAAAAGATCTAAATtctgaagaatctaaaatctaaaacatgttttgacttatttcacacttttttgtttactatataattccatatgtgttcattcatagttttgatgcctccagtgagaatctacaatgtaaatagtcatgaaaataaagaaaagccattaaatgagaaggtgtgtccaaacctttgactggtagtgtgtgtaTGCACTAAAACAGTGCCTGCTGTGAGAATTAAGTATCATGCTACATCATAGATATGCCTTCAATGATTAGAAGCAACAAGGACCAACGAGACTCCACCCACAAGCAGCCAAAGACACACTGAGGATATTGTTGTGGAAATGTAATAGAAAACAACTTTGTCAAACTCAATACAACACCTACTTGGGTCCCCAGCAATACAGCAGCCAAATATTACTGTTATACACTAAAACACCACAtgaaattccttgtatgtgaaaacctacttggcaataaaaccaTTTCTGATTCTGAGATAAACTGTTGTTAAGAAAAgcacagaacagacagacaaatggagGAAGACTCCTACTTTTAGAGAGTACACTGTTTGTCTTTCGCTTTTCTGTTGCAGTCCTCTGTCAAAATTAAGGTCCTGTCTTGTAATTTCTTGGCCCTTCTTTTGCCCATGTTGCTCTTCTCTACCAGGTTTCATGAAATTTGACGAagttgtttgttgctgttttttttttagttttgttttttacattttggttcaggtgtgtgtgtgtgtgtgtgagtgtgtgaactCACATAGAGTACAGGACAGAGTATGTATAGTCCGATGGTTTGGTAGTCCAGCTAAGGATGGTCTTAAAGTCCAGCGACACCCAGTGAACATTCTCTGCTTTGGGGACAAAGTTCTCATCTGTGAACGAAacaacactacatttactttCCACAATTCACTGACCTTTGAATATtatgcttttttctgtttgtttgttttagttttatttcagtgaCCAAATGCAATTAAGTATGACATTAAAGCACACGTGAACGTTTAAAGTCAGTTGGAGAAAAACTTTGACATTTACCTCTCTATCCTCTTCTTCTACATAAACAGACCCtaattaaaaacagactttgCCAGTGAGCAAAGCTGAACAGGAGCCAAAAGTAATGCTGGTACATTCTAGAAACAATCCTGTAAAGTACTGCTTTGACAGTGTTCATACAATTTGAAATATCATGTGTTCAGCAATCACACAACGTGCATTCTTGTAAAATTCCATTAGGTTTTCATCGCATCTTCTACATTTCAAAGAATGTTCCGGGacattttgtttgctttatgGGTTGTGGTAACATTCCCACATGTCTACTGCTAAACTGAATTTTGTTGTCTTAGTATTTGTACTCTGTTCAAGACAGTAAAGTTGAATCTACTCTGATCTAATCTAATTTGATCTAATCTAATTTGatctaatctatctatctatctatctatctatctatctatctatctatctatctatctatctatctatctatctatctatctatctatctatctatctatctatctatccatctatccgtctatctatccatctatctatctatctgattTTACCTGCAGTGGTGATGCTCCAGGCAGACAAAAACAGTCCCAGATAAAGCAGAGTTGTCACAGATTCCATCTTTGCAAGACAGTCTTGTTTTTCCCTCATTTCTCTGGTATTGTAAAGAACTTTTTGGACTGAGAAGAAGTAGCTGCTGAAAATGTTCCCCCAGCTTGCAGCTGCTCAGGCTGAATGTTGTTTCCGTTCAGCAGGACAGAGTGTGGGAGCTGAAATGGGGTGGGGTTAGGGGGGCTGTTCAGGGTTCTGCCTCACTCTGAATGCTAATCCTTCCCACATGCCTGCCTGCACACAGGGGATTCTACAACAGTTTGCTCACTCTCAATTCCTCCTCCTTTTGCCAAAGCAAAAGAACATGAATGCCCTCTGGCTGACACACCAAACaacttttaaagttttattgttatctAGAAATTGCGGTGTTTAAACACACTGGATTACAAAGAAGCATGAGTAACGAGTTATGGTAATATTACATCATCAgatttctttctgctttcttcACCAAGCTGCTCATCCATTCAGTGCATTTTTGTGAAGACCAAACAACGTGGATGCCCTGTTGCCTTGACAACTAATGGACCTTGTCCAAGTGGCCTAGttaccaaggaacgcggcagagtcaTGTGACGATCGATGTtggtttctctgtctgtctgtctgtctgtctgactgtctgttagcaacattactcgaaaatggacaaacggatttggatgaaattttcagggaaggtcagaaatgacacaaggaccaagtgattagattttggcagtgatcagcttatagtttggatccacagatttgttaaagatttctgtatcattgcaagacagcagcacagcatcactgtaactatgactacaagtgaacactacgtcagctgactATTGACTATCACGTGATTGCAATCCTAccacaaatcaaccgctgcagatcacaatttttttttaaagatttcatccatcggaaatcatacaacaactgaggggccttggtggagtactgcgccctctgagtgcttttcttgtttaatttctgTATTGCATTTAGGCTAGCAGGAAGCTTATTCATGTCTTCCTAATCTCACACAACAGCAATGAAGATTTAGAACATGGAAATACTCAATAGACTAACAAGTTGCATTGATGCTAATACCCAGTAATAAATATTTACGTTTCCAATAACTGATATATGTGGTAACATTTATTGGTGTATTTGACGGGTGCTGTCTTTAGCTGTGATCAATGCAAAGAGCACTGAGCAACAAAGACTAAGCAACAACTGAAACAAAGCTATATAGTTTTGTCATGGAGATAGTCATAATAATTGTCAGTGTGTTCCTTAAAGAGTTCTCTAAGGGACACAAAGGATTTACTGTACATAAAAGTTTCattgcagaaatgcaatgacaataaatatccttgaatcCTAAAAGACAAATGTAGTGACAGTGTGGCCCATTGGTTTGTGAACTACCAAAGTTTGGCGAAGTTTGGAGTTTGGCATTCGT is from Amphiprion ocellaris isolate individual 3 ecotype Okinawa chromosome 10, ASM2253959v1, whole genome shotgun sequence and encodes:
- the LOC111562878 gene encoding tissue factor-like, with translation MREKQDCLAKMESVTTLLYLGLFLSAWSITTADENFVPKAENVHWVSLDFKTILSWTTKPSDYTYSVLYSMDDGDWSESPDCNRISETNCDLSAHLMPLDRMYSADIQTEPAEFDYNSNVEDLPHTYSPQFNPYRESNISAVEFSVEATNDSKVIVSIKDPVTTLHDAYGKQLSIRDILQKDLKYKISYYKSGSTGKRDIISDSSVANVSKLDSGQSYCFMVAAFIPSRPKATQLGTWSTQQCTYVQGGNVLQDLRLETWVGVAFILLTVLIITITVTVLCCRCRQQRNRTFQTSQSSVPV